From the Oryctolagus cuniculus chromosome 17, mOryCun1.1, whole genome shotgun sequence genome, the window CAGGAGGGGAGTGGAGCGTGCTCCCGAGTTGCTCTGGTTGGTGCTAATCCAGTAAATGGCATGCTGCTGGCTTTTCTCTTTGGAAAGCAGTGCCCTCGGCTCTCCTGGCCTCAAGATcaaggctgcctggggctgggtagAAGGGAGACTGCCGGGTTGTACGGAAGGCAGGCGGGGCTCCTCCTGTGACCTGCACAGGTTGTTACTTTCCACCTGTTCTCTTTCCCCTGGAAATGAGAGTTCTCTGGGGGAAGAACAGGACTCAGCCCCATTTCATCTGCTTTTCCACCACCCTCACACCTgatctttcacttattttattattttttaaaaaattgtatctcTGTTTTGCTCCGACCAGTGACCAGTCTTCACTTCATCTCCTCCTGCACACCCCGAATCCTCACCACCCTCAGAACAGCCTCTCCACCCAACCAGTTCCTGGGCATAGGTGTGGGCATCGGGCCAGGGGGAAGGGAGGACAGGGAAGTCAACTGAGGCTCACGGACACGCAGAGACAATGGCAAGGTGTCACACCGTGGGACTTTCACAGAAAGAGGAGCCGAATCTCTGGTTTCTAAGGACTGTGACCCCCTCAGGGCCCGGGTCCTTGTGAGAGCAgtgaccaggagccaggtccccaaggtggaggatcagTGGACGCAAAGGAGCCCGGCCCCTGTGAGCCCGCAACCCTGACCTCTCCCAGACACACAGCCTGCAGCTCAGACACTGTGAGGCTCAAGCTGAGGTTTTATTTACAGTTCCCTGGGAAGTCCTACAGAAGAGGGACAACATTATTGCTGTAGGATTATTGCCGGGAGCAAGGCTGCTATCCTCCACCGCCAGGCAGGAAGTCCTGCCCCAGGTCTTCACCACGGCCCCACGCCTCTGGCCTGAGCCAAAGGCTGGGGAGCACAGCCCCCATTTCACCTGGAGCCATCCTGGCCATGGTGCCACACCACATTGTGCATCGGCGGTGACATTTCCCTAGGCCTTGCTCACTGTGCCGCGGCCCTGAATCGCGCGCCCCTTCTTTGCAAGAACAAGGGGCGCCGCTACTTCTAGATGCAAGCCCTCCACTGCTGGCCTGGGAGCGGGGCCCTGGTTTTCCGACAAGTATCATTTACTTCCGGCCAGGACCAGCCTGGCTTCCTCCATGCTGCACAGCCGTGGAGCCCCGCTTAGGTCCCAGATGACGTCACAACTCATTCATTAGGTCATCGCCACGGAGAACATTTCAAGGGCCACTTTTGGGGTGCTCTGCATATTTCTTATATCTGCtggtgtcttcctttttttttttttttttttcctggcctcGGCAATAGAGGGTTGAGAGAAAGGCATGAgaccaagaggcagagagggggtggCCCGTAGCTCGTGCCGGGATTAGCAAGGAGGCCTAGAGGGAGCAGCCGGGGTGGGCGGACTACTTTCTCTCGGCAGCCCGGCTGCGGGAGGATATGGCTTTATTCGTCATGCGTTTCGCTACTCGGCCGGAACTCGTTGGTGGGCGGGGCGACCCTGGCTCCGGTGGCTGCCCGGGGTGGGGTTCCGGAGGGGGAAAGAGGCGGCGCCGGGAAGCTGTTGTTGGGCAGGTGCGGTTGCTCCGGGCTGCGTTCCTGCGCCGCCCGGGCTGGGTCCCCGCGCCCTCGATGGACTATTTCTTGGGATGTGGCTTGTTCCCCAGGAGCACGTCTATCTCCATCACTGTCTGCGGGGTCAGCTGGCTGAGCACCTGCAGGACAACGGGGCggtggggagggcagcagatTGGAGAACCCAAGGAAGTGGCGGCTGTGCACCTGCCATACACAGCTGGTCGCCCTGAGAGCTCCCGCCAGCAAAGGGAGGACTCTGTAGTGTGACGCCAGCATGGCTGGGACGCCTGGGCAAAGGGACAGGGGGCCTCTGCCCCTGTCTCCAGCTCACCTGTAGGGCGCCCAGGTGTTCTATCAGCTGCTCTGCACTCGACACCCCTAGCAAGACGGAGCTGACACCCTCGCTGCGGAGacaccaggctgaggccagaggagGAAACACAGAGAACTGATGGGAACTGGGTGCACAGGGGCTTCGGAAGTGTGGCAAGCCGAGGGTCCTCCCAAGGGGCCAACCAGACTTAGGACGGGTCTGGGAGGAGACGGGGGCCCTGCAGGGTCCAAGGCTACCAGTGTCTCACCGATAGCAAGCTGAGCCGCAGTGCAGCCCAGCTGGTTGGCGATGGGGAGAAGGTCCATCACTTTGGCTTGTTGCTTCTTGCCATCCTCACTCTGCACTTTGTCCTTGAGCCACTGGTAGCCCTGCAGACCAAGCAGAATCAGCAAAGGACACCTCCCTCCCACGGCCATACACACACAGCAGCCCGAACCTCACCTTGATGGCGGCCCTGCATGTATCTGGGACTCGCCCATCATACTTGCTGGTGATGAGGCCGCAGGCCAGGGGGGACCAGGTGACTGAGCCAACACCTAAGAGGAACAGGGGAGTGGGTGTGGGGAAGGGGATCTGGGAGGCAGGTCAGGCTGAGGGGAAGGCAGGAATGAGGGGGCTGCGAACCGATCTTGTGGTAGAGCTCTGGCAGCTGCATCTCCACCTTCTCCCTCTGAAAGAGGTGGTTCTCCGCTTGTTCACACACAGGAGGGGTCAGATTGAACTGTCTGGCCATGGAGTAGGCCTCCTGGGTTGGAGCGGGGGACAGAGACGGGGTCATGGCACTCCTGCCAttccttccctgcccctccccctggtgCGGTGGTGGGAAGCCGTGTGGCGTAGGGCGCCGGGGGTGGGTTTACACACTCACCATGATTTCCGCAGCCCCCCATCGGGATGTCCCCCAGTATAGGGCCAGGCCCTGGTTGATGACGTAGGTCATGGCTCGCACAATCTCTAGGCACACGGGAGGACAGGGAGAGCTTCACTACTGGGCTCCTGCCCACCTGCAGACCTCCACCTGCCCCACGGAAACCCCCAGGCAGCTCTGCGTGTGGCTCATTGGCTGTCCTCTGCCCCCCCCATCCAACTCGTGGGTCTGAGCCTCCACTGTGGGTCTTAGGAAATGCTCAGCTTGAGAGGACTGGTTCGGGGACACTGCTTTTACCCTCCATAGGGCTGTTGGGGTCTGAGCGATTGGCGAAGACAATGTCCACATATCCCAGCTGGAGGCGCTCCAGGGACCCTCGCAAACCTGCAggttggggtggggagacagCCTGCGTTTACGCAGCGTTCAGGCCGTACCCCCTTGTCGGGGCCGTCTACCTCCCCATTCAGCGCCTCCAGCCCAGGGCTTCAGAGCACCCCCTGCTCCTCAGGCTGCCAGACCCAGCCTGAACTCACCCTCGATGATGTGTTTGCGGCTCAGGCCTCGTTCAGTTTCTGCCCTGTAGGAAAAGGTGAAGTGAAAGATGAGATGTGACGAAGAGACAGAACCAGGGCTGGTCAGGAGCCATGAgcactgggtgggggagggtcccTGTGGACAGGATGTGGACctgcagcagcagatgacggACAGCTGTCCCCACGCCCATGCCATATACCTCCTCCGCAGGGCTTCTTCCTAACCCTAGTGGGGCAGCCACTTACTGTCCTCCCCAAAAAATCTTGGTGGTGATGACATAGCTTGATctcctggaggaaaaaaaaacaaattgcagAAACAGCAATTTTGGATGACCATGTGCTCAGCAGCCGCCGccagccccccaaccccacctccGTCTCACCTCCAACCTTTGCTTTTCAGGATGTTGCCTAGGGTTCTTTCAGCCCTGGAAGAAAGGCAAGGCAGAGGCGCTGACCCCGCCGGAGTGGGTCAGTTCCTGCCTCCCCCCACTTTCCTCTCTTATGATGCAGAACATAGGCCAGGAGCCCTTGTGGGCTTTCAGTCCCATCCCAGAATGAGGGGTGCAGCAGTCGTACTGTTTTCATTCACTCAGTTAAATATCTGGTGTGTGAGCCCTGTTGTGGGTGCTAATGGGCCAGAACAGACTGAGAGGCGAGGCCCAGACTGTGGCGGTCCCAGCGAGGACACTGCCTGTCCTGCTTTCAGCGACTTAAGCTGCCTTCCCTTCTTTTGAGCCTCTGCAAGCATCCCACCCATCCTCCTAAACTCAGCTTGGATTTGCTCTCATTCTTGAAATGTGCTCTGGTCGCCACAGGCTGTGGTCAGTCCTGCGTGTCAGCTTCCGCAGAATTAGCTACACGATTCTTGAGCATGCAATTATGAGCTAACGTGTGACAAGTCTGAAATCGTTACAGTGACTGTTAGAGTCAGTCTTTCCTATCTTcccttcatttttgtttgtttatccaCTTAGAGTGTGCACTTTTGGAGAACATGTTGAGTTCATGCCAGAAGTGGTGCCTGCTTTGTGTAGGCTCTGGGTTGGTACTCGGGGAAGGGCAAGACTTGTTCCCTGGAAGGAGGGGCTCCAAGTTGAGCAGGGAAGGTGGCTGCATAATTAAGTAACGGTGGACCAGAGGCAGTATAAAGTGCTATGGGGCTCACGGGAAATGGTGGCCACTTTGCGCGAGCTGGGCAAGGGCTTCCTGAGGACTGACATTTGAGCCAAATCCTGAAGATGAGCAGAGGTATTTGCCAGGTGGACAAAAAACAGGGGTAGCTCTTCCTAGGTTTTGGCTACTCCCAAGGGTGAAGTCCCCGGTGTGTGATGTGGCATGGAGTGTTTGAAAACCCAGCTTAGTCCTTACGTCGTTGTACTTTACTGACGCCCAGGATATGTGTTATGGGCTGCTTTATTCATTGTGAGCCACCGTACGCTCACTGACCTCGGAGTCAGAAAGGCATGGATGGCAGCACTACAACTCCCAGAATGCTTTGGGTGCCCCAAGCTAAAAGGCTGGAGTGGAATGTTCTCAGAATTCCCAGGGTTCTTTGGAGGAAAAACAAGAAGGCCCGGTGTTCTCTCAACCTTGCAGCATAACAGCTCTTTCTCCCGGTCCTTACTTTCCTGCTGCGTACACTTCGGCAGTGTCAAACAGGTTTATGCCATGCTCATAGGCTACTGTCAGCACATCCTCTGCTGTCTGGGGAGGTGAGAGAAAGGTGAAGGTCAACCCCGGGCCCCCCAGTTACCTCATTCCCCATGCTTGTGCCCCAACGCAGGTCCACTgcccctttctctgcttctgtcaccaccaccaccacccagccCTTCTAGGTCCCGTCACTTATACCTCATCTGAGATCTGAGAACCGAACGTGACCCAGGTACCTGTGAGAGAGAAGCCAGGCACATGAGAACCTTGCGAGGCAGGCCGTAGAAGAATGCCCCTTCCCTTAATTCCTATTTCAACTCACCTAGGCCAAGACAGGACACCCGAAGACCAGACTTTCCTAGGTTCCTGCAGAATACAGAAGCAGCAGGAGGGGCAGAGCCTCTGTTAGGGACCCAGATGGTCAGCCCCTagctcctgtcccagccctaaGGAACTGGACCCAGTGGGTCTATAGGCTTGGGCAGTGATATGCTCGTGGCTGAGGCCCTAGGAACAGTGTTGAAAGAATAAGTGAACCAACATGTGACTGTTCCCCTACAGCCACTGTCCAGTGCCTTCATTTCCTCCTGTCACGCGGCAGGTGTGCCGTCTGGTGTGCCTCCTTCTTCTGGGCACGGTCT encodes:
- the KCNAB3 gene encoding voltage-gated potassium channel subunit beta-3, encoding MQVSIACTEQNLRSRSSEDRLCGPRPGPGGGNGGQVGGGHGNPPGGGGPGSKARVALVPRPPAPAGALRESTGRGTGMKYRNLGKSGLRVSCLGLGTWVTFGSQISDETAEDVLTVAYEHGINLFDTAEVYAAGKAERTLGNILKSKGWRRSSYVITTKIFWGGQAETERGLSRKHIIEGLRGSLERLQLGYVDIVFANRSDPNSPMEEIVRAMTYVINQGLALYWGTSRWGAAEIMEAYSMARQFNLTPPVCEQAENHLFQREKVEMQLPELYHKIGVGSVTWSPLACGLITSKYDGRVPDTCRAAIKGYQWLKDKVQSEDGKKQQAKVMDLLPIANQLGCTAAQLAIAWCLRSEGVSSVLLGVSSAEQLIEHLGALQVLSQLTPQTVMEIDVLLGNKPHPKK